The Papaver somniferum cultivar HN1 chromosome 3, ASM357369v1, whole genome shotgun sequence genome includes a region encoding these proteins:
- the LOC113362112 gene encoding protein At-4/1-like isoform X1: MGATSNEEMETLAFNFDQIYEDFKEGITEIQLLKSNYNSELKHRESLELTCSNLQSENERLTKIYTESLNKLVYQIENRSKCQSLVEELKKLNDERLVKEDGFGFPDLFYVVLFPLDYCDRWSVEVLYEISSKIVYIVISILTIEEDGKSKQEHRKEVELLKQEYTKKIKDRETQIRSYLHQQAANEATIDQQNRELVAHKNQIQALTKRVDWVHSDMESKHHQEIQDLKDWLLLEEEEKKALNNKLQIAEKELLVSRKKLEEQQRDSTSNRHVETLKQKIMKLRKENEALKRQLP; this comes from the exons TCTACGAG GATTTTAAAGAAGGTATAACAgagattcaattactgaaatcaaATTATAATTCAGAGCTCAAACATCGCGAATCTCTCGAACTCACTTGTTCTAATCTTCAGTCAG AAAATGAAAGACTTACAAAGATATACACTGAGTCGCtaaacaaattggtttatcag ATTGAGAATCGATCAAAATGTCAAAGTttggttgaagaattgaagaagctgAATGATGAACGTCTCGTTAAAGAAGAT GGTTTTGGATTTCCAGACTTGTTTTATGTGGTTCTGTTCCCATTAGATTACTGTGACAGATGGAGTGTGGAAGTACTTTATGAGATATCCAGTAAAATTGTGTACATTGTTATAAGTATCCTAACTATTGAAGAAGATGGAAAATCCAAGCAGGAGCATAGGAAAGAAGTAGAGTTGCTGAAGCAAGAATACACGAAAAAGATTAAAGACCGGGAGACACAAATTAG GAGCTATCTTCATCAACAAGCAGCAAATGAAGCAACAATTGATCAACAAAACCGTGAATTGGTTGCACATAAGAATCAAATTCAAGCCCTCACAAAGAGGGTAGATTGGGTTCACTCAGATATGGAATCAAAAC ATCATCAAGAAATTCAGGATTTGAAAGACTGGCTTCTACTCGAAGAGGAAGAAAAGAAGGCACTGAATAATAAGCTGCAAATTGCAGAGAAGGAAT TGCTGGTCAGCAGAAAGAAGTTGGAGGAACAACAAAGAGATTCAACATCAAATCGTCATGTTGAAACACTTAAGCAGAAGATAATGAAACTAAGGAAGGAGAATGAAGCCCTGAAGAGACAATTACCTTAA
- the LOC113362112 gene encoding protein At-4/1-like isoform X2, whose product MGATSNEEMETLAFNFDQIYEDFKEGITEIQLLKSNYNSELKHRESLELTCSNLQSENERLTKIYTESLNKLVYQIENRSKCQSLVEELKKLNDERLVKEDEHRKEVELLKQEYTKKIKDRETQIRSYLHQQAANEATIDQQNRELVAHKNQIQALTKRVDWVHSDMESKHHQEIQDLKDWLLLEEEEKKALNNKLQIAEKELLVSRKKLEEQQRDSTSNRHVETLKQKIMKLRKENEALKRQLP is encoded by the exons TCTACGAG GATTTTAAAGAAGGTATAACAgagattcaattactgaaatcaaATTATAATTCAGAGCTCAAACATCGCGAATCTCTCGAACTCACTTGTTCTAATCTTCAGTCAG AAAATGAAAGACTTACAAAGATATACACTGAGTCGCtaaacaaattggtttatcag ATTGAGAATCGATCAAAATGTCAAAGTttggttgaagaattgaagaagctgAATGATGAACGTCTCGTTAAAGAAGAT GAGCATAGGAAAGAAGTAGAGTTGCTGAAGCAAGAATACACGAAAAAGATTAAAGACCGGGAGACACAAATTAG GAGCTATCTTCATCAACAAGCAGCAAATGAAGCAACAATTGATCAACAAAACCGTGAATTGGTTGCACATAAGAATCAAATTCAAGCCCTCACAAAGAGGGTAGATTGGGTTCACTCAGATATGGAATCAAAAC ATCATCAAGAAATTCAGGATTTGAAAGACTGGCTTCTACTCGAAGAGGAAGAAAAGAAGGCACTGAATAATAAGCTGCAAATTGCAGAGAAGGAAT TGCTGGTCAGCAGAAAGAAGTTGGAGGAACAACAAAGAGATTCAACATCAAATCGTCATGTTGAAACACTTAAGCAGAAGATAATGAAACTAAGGAAGGAGAATGAAGCCCTGAAGAGACAATTACCTTAA